A stretch of the Flavobacterium sp. 5 genome encodes the following:
- a CDS encoding IS4 family transposase: MANFKDHKVSVKELLGFIPEALLSHLSTSTKVDHYSKVLHGKKVFYLLLYSIMDNEKLSQRTLEDTFNYSGFKSIFNLDESETIRRSSISERLSKIDASYFKEIFECMYDRFSESYNQLERGKYNLIRVDSTIVAEAAGKLKEGIDQKSGKKLIKYSVSFDGILPSGVEIFNAQRYSAEDNALPEAILNQVKKDTEHSNIYIIDRGIQSTRTMKDFDKKNIKFVIRSKENRKHQEIRSLILENQDLDIGENILIQDSIVNLYTGVPIKNKRGNTHHRQEKVDNQFRLVVVKNKQNPEKVFWFITNDFQLTAKEVADYYRKRWDIEVFFRFIKQELNFSHLVSLSKNGIEVMVYMTLIVAMLILIYKKANNIGYKTAKRRFVLELRELITAIMITLAGGDPSKVFKT; the protein is encoded by the coding sequence ATGGCAAATTTTAAAGACCACAAAGTATCCGTTAAAGAGTTATTAGGCTTCATTCCAGAGGCTCTCTTATCCCATCTTTCCACCAGTACTAAAGTAGATCATTATTCAAAAGTTCTTCATGGCAAAAAAGTATTTTATCTGCTTTTATATTCTATAATGGATAACGAAAAGCTCAGCCAACGAACATTGGAAGACACCTTTAACTATTCAGGTTTTAAATCTATATTTAACTTGGATGAATCAGAAACTATCCGAAGAAGTTCAATTTCAGAGAGACTCTCGAAGATTGATGCGAGTTATTTCAAAGAAATTTTTGAATGTATGTATGATCGTTTTTCTGAGAGTTACAATCAGTTAGAAAGAGGCAAGTATAATTTAATTCGGGTAGATAGTACCATTGTTGCAGAAGCTGCTGGAAAACTCAAAGAAGGTATTGATCAAAAAAGCGGTAAAAAACTTATAAAATATAGTGTTTCCTTTGACGGAATTCTTCCTTCTGGTGTTGAGATATTTAATGCTCAAAGATATTCAGCAGAAGATAATGCTCTTCCCGAAGCTATTTTAAATCAAGTAAAAAAAGATACTGAACATAGCAATATTTACATTATCGACAGAGGTATTCAATCCACCCGAACTATGAAAGACTTTGATAAAAAGAATATCAAATTTGTTATCAGGTCTAAGGAAAACCGAAAACATCAAGAAATACGGTCTTTGATTCTGGAAAATCAGGATTTAGATATTGGAGAAAATATCTTAATTCAAGACAGTATTGTCAACCTTTACACAGGTGTTCCAATAAAAAACAAGCGAGGGAACACACATCATCGCCAAGAAAAAGTCGATAATCAATTCAGGCTAGTGGTTGTGAAAAACAAACAAAATCCCGAAAAAGTTTTTTGGTTTATTACTAATGATTTTCAACTTACTGCTAAAGAAGTTGCTGATTATTACAGGAAAAGATGGGATATTGAAGTTTTTTTTAGATTTATCAAACAAGAACTCAATTTTAGTCATCTTGTTTCACTCAGCAAAAATGGAATAGAAGTAATGGTTTATATGACTTTAATTGTAGCAATGCTTATCCTTATATATAAAAAAGCAAATAATATTGGTTATAAAACCGCTAAAAGAAGATTTGTTTTGGAACTTAGAGAACTTATTACTGCAATAATGATAACGTTGGCAGGTGGAGATCCTTCAAAAGTCTTTAAAACATAA
- a CDS encoding RNA methyltransferase, producing MRKLENSELERKSIDDFKKSEKTPLILVLDDIRSLHNIGSVFRTADAFLIEKIILCGITATPPNKEIHKTALGATETVTWEHHESVLEVISNLKKEKIVTLAIEQVESAVFLQDFKVTKNQKYALIFGNEVYGVAQEAVALCDGCIEIPQLGTKHSLNISVSAGIVVWDLFKKIKLNL from the coding sequence ATGAGAAAACTTGAGAACAGCGAACTAGAAAGAAAATCAATTGATGATTTTAAAAAATCAGAAAAAACTCCTTTAATTTTAGTTTTGGATGACATTCGCAGTTTGCACAATATTGGATCTGTTTTTAGGACTGCAGATGCTTTTTTGATTGAAAAAATAATTCTGTGTGGTATTACAGCAACTCCACCTAATAAAGAAATTCACAAAACCGCATTAGGTGCAACCGAAACTGTAACTTGGGAACACCACGAAAGTGTATTAGAAGTAATTTCAAATCTAAAAAAAGAAAAAATTGTTACTCTCGCTATTGAACAAGTCGAAAGCGCTGTTTTTCTTCAAGATTTCAAAGTAACTAAAAATCAAAAATATGCTTTAATATTTGGAAATGAAGTATATGGAGTAGCGCAAGAAGCAGTAGCTTTATGTGATGGTTGCATAGAAATACCCCAATTAGGAACCAAACATTCTTTGAATATTTCAGTAAGCGCAGGAATTGTGGTTTGGGATTTATTTAAAAAAATTAAGCTTAATTTATAA
- a CDS encoding YceI family protein yields the protein MSTTKWAIDPTHTEIGFKVKHMMFTNVSGKFGTYDATISTEDDNFENANIEFSADISSIDTNNTDRDNHLKSGDFFDAETHPKLTFKATSFIKDGDDYELTGDLSLKGVTKSVKLPAEFSGLMKDPWGNTKAGLNISGKINRKDWGLNYNAALETGGVLIGEDVRLNIELQLIKL from the coding sequence ATGTCTACAACAAAATGGGCAATTGACCCAACACACACAGAAATTGGATTTAAAGTAAAACACATGATGTTCACTAACGTTTCAGGAAAATTTGGAACTTACGATGCAACAATCAGTACAGAAGATGATAACTTCGAAAACGCAAATATTGAATTCTCGGCAGACATAAGCTCTATTGACACCAACAATACTGACAGAGATAATCACTTAAAAAGTGGTGATTTCTTTGATGCAGAAACTCATCCTAAATTGACTTTCAAAGCAACTTCTTTTATTAAAGATGGAGATGACTATGAATTGACTGGTGATTTAAGCTTAAAAGGTGTTACAAAATCAGTAAAACTTCCTGCTGAATTCAGCGGATTAATGAAAGACCCTTGGGGAAATACCAAAGCGGGATTAAACATTTCTGGAAAAATAAACCGTAAAGATTGGGGGTTAAACTATAATGCTGCATTGGAAACTGGTGGTGTTTTAATAGGCGAAGATGTTCGTCTGAATATTGAATTACAATTGATAAAATTATAA
- a CDS encoding nuclear transport factor 2 family protein has translation MKYFFLIVAVVLFQFSGLAQNNFLSKEKMAVAARVETLRQAMIDADGNKLKELTSEGLSYGHSSGNIQNKAVFIEKIVSGESDFVSIEFQDQTIEVIGDVAIVRHNLAAHTKDGGVDKDIKIGIMLIWEKQKNKWLLIARQAYKLPS, from the coding sequence ATGAAATATTTCTTTCTGATAGTTGCGGTAGTTTTATTTCAGTTTTCAGGGTTAGCTCAGAATAATTTTTTATCTAAAGAAAAAATGGCTGTTGCTGCTCGCGTCGAGACTTTGCGTCAAGCCATGATTGATGCCGATGGAAATAAACTGAAAGAATTAACTTCTGAGGGTTTAAGCTATGGGCATTCTAGTGGTAATATTCAAAATAAAGCTGTTTTTATTGAAAAAATTGTGAGTGGAGAATCTGATTTTGTTAGTATTGAATTTCAAGATCAAACTATTGAAGTTATCGGAGATGTTGCAATTGTTCGTCATAATTTAGCTGCTCATACTAAAGATGGTGGAGTAGATAAGGATATTAAAATTGGTATTATGCTCATTTGGGAAAAGCAAAAAAATAAATGGCTGCTTATTGCTAGACAAGCTTATAAATTACCATCATAA
- the galE gene encoding UDP-glucose 4-epimerase GalE, with protein MKILVTGGLGFIGSHTVVELQNQGFEVIIIDNLSNSSIEVLDGIAAITGVNTAFENIDLREKQKVQDFFKRNKDVSGVIHFAASKAVGESVENPLLYYENNINTLIYLLQELQEQPKANFIFSSSCTVYGQAEEMPINEDASVQAAMSPYGNTKQIGEEIIIDTARVTSINAILLRYFNPIGAHPSVEIGELPLGVPQNLVPFITQTGFGLRKELSVFGDDYPTLDGTAVRDYIHVVDLAKAHVIALQRLLNKENLDKVETFNLGTGTGSSVLEVIQAFEKVSGQKLPYKIVGRREGDITSAYANTDKANTILGWKAQLTLVEAMESAWKWEQKIRS; from the coding sequence ATGAAAATACTTGTAACAGGAGGTTTAGGATTTATTGGTTCACATACTGTTGTAGAATTACAAAATCAAGGTTTTGAAGTCATTATTATTGATAATCTTTCGAATTCTTCGATAGAAGTTTTGGATGGAATTGCAGCTATTACAGGAGTTAATACTGCATTCGAAAATATAGATTTGCGTGAAAAACAAAAAGTGCAAGATTTTTTTAAAAGGAATAAGGATGTTTCTGGCGTAATTCATTTTGCGGCTTCTAAAGCTGTGGGAGAAAGTGTTGAAAATCCATTGTTGTATTATGAGAATAACATTAATACTTTGATTTATTTGCTCCAAGAATTGCAAGAACAACCGAAGGCTAATTTTATTTTTAGTTCTTCTTGTACTGTTTACGGTCAGGCCGAGGAAATGCCAATTAATGAAGATGCCTCTGTCCAGGCAGCAATGTCTCCTTATGGAAATACAAAACAAATAGGAGAAGAAATTATAATAGACACAGCTAGAGTAACTTCTATAAATGCTATTTTGCTGCGTTATTTTAATCCAATAGGAGCACATCCATCTGTAGAGATTGGGGAATTACCTTTGGGAGTTCCTCAGAATTTAGTTCCATTTATTACACAAACTGGTTTTGGTTTAAGAAAAGAACTGTCTGTTTTCGGGGATGATTATCCTACATTAGATGGAACAGCAGTACGTGATTATATTCATGTAGTCGATTTGGCAAAAGCTCACGTAATTGCTTTGCAGCGTTTATTGAATAAAGAAAATTTAGATAAAGTAGAAACGTTTAATTTAGGAACAGGAACAGGAAGTTCAGTTCTGGAAGTGATTCAGGCTTTTGAAAAAGTGAGTGGGCAAAAACTACCTTATAAAATTGTAGGTCGTAGAGAAGGAGATATTACTTCGGCTTATGCCAATACAGATAAAGCAAATACTATTTTGGGCTGGAAAGCACAATTGACATTAGTAGAAGCTATGGAAAGTGCCTGGAAATGGGAACAGAAAATTCGTTCTTAA
- a CDS encoding DUF1508 domain-containing protein gives MGAFVISKRFDNQYKFVFTSRKGKVIFTSMKYELKFESEEAIEYFKSNISLATFEKYRSAGGKYFFKLLLDGAPFALSRKYTTELRVQKGIDEIVKYASISEILDFSDNDLIFLD, from the coding sequence ATGGGGGCTTTTGTAATTAGTAAAAGATTCGATAATCAATATAAATTTGTATTTACTTCAAGAAAAGGGAAAGTGATTTTCACGAGTATGAAGTATGAACTTAAATTTGAATCTGAAGAAGCGATTGAGTATTTTAAAAGTAATATTAGCTTGGCGACTTTTGAGAAGTATAGATCGGCAGGTGGAAAATATTTTTTTAAGTTGTTGTTGGATGGAGCGCCTTTTGCTTTAAGTAGAAAATATACAACAGAATTAAGGGTTCAGAAGGGAATTGATGAAATTGTCAAGTATGCTTCAATTTCTGAAATTTTAGATTTTTCAGATAATGACTTAATTTTTTTGGATTGA
- a CDS encoding DegT/DnrJ/EryC1/StrS aminotransferase family protein produces the protein MKKIQMVDLKSQYDKIAATVNASIQEVLDTNTYINGPQVHQFQKDLETYLDVKHVIPCANGTDALQIAMMGLDLKPGDEVITADFTFAATVEVIALLQLTPVLVDVDVANMNISIEAIRKAITPKTKAIVPVHLFGRAANMEEIMTIAKEHNLYVIEDNAQAIGANYTFADGTKKKAGVIGHVSSTSFFPSKNLGCYGDGGAIFTNDDALAHKIRGIVNHGMYERYHHDVVGVNSRLDSIQAGVLNAKLPFLNEYNAARRLAASKYNSAFEGNKNIVTPEFDLNGDDHVFHQYVLRIIDADRDALMQHLLNKGIPCAIYYPIPLHSQKAYLDSRYKEEDFPITNQLVKEVIALPMHTELDDEQIMFITDSIIEFLK, from the coding sequence ATGAAAAAAATACAAATGGTTGACTTAAAAAGTCAATACGATAAAATTGCAGCTACTGTAAATGCTTCGATTCAAGAAGTTTTGGATACCAATACTTATATTAATGGACCGCAAGTTCACCAATTTCAAAAAGACCTTGAAACATACCTGGATGTTAAGCATGTAATTCCATGTGCAAATGGAACAGATGCTTTGCAAATTGCAATGATGGGATTAGATTTGAAGCCAGGTGATGAGGTGATTACTGCCGATTTTACTTTTGCAGCTACGGTTGAAGTTATTGCTTTGTTACAATTGACACCTGTTTTAGTAGATGTTGATGTGGCAAATATGAATATTTCTATTGAAGCGATTAGAAAAGCGATTACACCAAAAACTAAAGCGATTGTCCCAGTACATCTATTTGGACGTGCTGCGAATATGGAGGAGATTATGACAATTGCCAAAGAACATAACCTTTATGTAATTGAAGATAATGCCCAAGCGATCGGTGCTAACTATACATTTGCTGACGGAACTAAAAAGAAAGCTGGGGTTATTGGTCATGTGAGTTCGACTTCTTTTTTTCCTTCTAAAAATTTAGGATGTTACGGTGATGGTGGGGCTATTTTCACAAATGATGATGCTTTGGCTCACAAAATTAGAGGTATTGTAAATCACGGAATGTACGAACGTTATCATCATGATGTTGTTGGTGTTAATTCTAGATTAGACAGTATTCAAGCGGGTGTTTTGAATGCTAAATTACCTTTCTTGAATGAATACAATGCAGCACGTCGTTTAGCTGCGTCAAAATATAATTCAGCTTTTGAAGGTAACAAAAACATTGTTACTCCAGAATTTGATTTAAATGGAGATGACCACGTTTTTCATCAATATGTATTGAGAATTATTGATGCCGATAGAGATGCGTTGATGCAACATTTGTTAAACAAAGGAATTCCTTGTGCTATTTATTATCCGATTCCATTGCATTCGCAAAAAGCGTATTTGGATTCTCGTTACAAAGAAGAAGATTTTCCAATAACAAATCAATTGGTGAAAGAAGTTATTGCTTTGCCAATGCATACTGAATTGGATGATGAACAAATTATGTTCATAACGGATAGTATTATTGAGTTTTTGAAATAA
- a CDS encoding DUF1573 domain-containing protein encodes MRKIFLLAMLTVLGTTFSNAQETSKKSKKAKTTTVAALPKVEGAGMVFENETIDYGTIAHNAEPNRQFVFTNNGNKPLIITNTQGSCGCTVPTTPKEPIAPGAKGVIGVRYATDRVGPFTKTVTVTSNAEGQPTKTLTIKGTVLPDAAPAATKS; translated from the coding sequence ATGAGAAAAATATTTTTATTAGCTATGCTAACCGTTTTAGGAACAACGTTTTCTAATGCTCAAGAAACCTCTAAAAAGAGCAAAAAAGCAAAAACAACTACAGTTGCTGCTTTACCAAAAGTAGAAGGTGCAGGAATGGTTTTTGAAAACGAAACGATTGATTATGGAACTATAGCTCACAACGCTGAGCCAAACCGTCAGTTTGTATTTACTAACAATGGTAACAAACCATTAATTATCACAAATACACAAGGATCTTGTGGATGTACTGTACCAACTACACCAAAAGAACCAATTGCTCCAGGAGCAAAAGGAGTTATTGGAGTAAGATACGCAACAGACAGAGTTGGTCCATTTACAAAAACTGTTACTGTAACTTCAAATGCTGAAGGACAACCAACTAAAACACTTACAATTAAAGGTACTGTTTTGCCAGATGCTGCACCAGCTGCAACAAAAAGCTAA
- the fabD gene encoding ACP S-malonyltransferase → MKAYVFPGQGAQFTGMGKDLYENSTLAKELFEKANDILGFRITDIMFEGTAEELKETKVTQPAVFLHSVILAKTLEDFKPEMVAGHSLGEFSALVANGVLSFEDGLKLVSQRALAMQKACEITPSTMAAVLGLADNIVEEVCASIDGVVVAANYNCPGQLVISGEFSAVEKACEAMKAAGAKRALLLPVGGAFHSPMMEPAREELAAAIEATTFSTPSCPVYQNVTASAVSDANEIKKNLIIQLTAPVKWTQSVQQMIADGATLFTEVGPGKVLAGLIGKIDKEAATANA, encoded by the coding sequence ATGAAAGCATACGTATTTCCAGGTCAAGGAGCACAATTCACAGGAATGGGTAAGGACTTATATGAAAACTCAACATTAGCAAAGGAATTATTCGAAAAAGCGAATGATATTTTGGGTTTCCGCATTACAGACATTATGTTTGAAGGCACAGCCGAAGAATTAAAAGAGACCAAAGTTACTCAGCCAGCTGTCTTTTTACACTCTGTTATCTTGGCTAAAACTTTAGAAGATTTCAAACCAGAAATGGTTGCGGGGCATTCTTTAGGTGAATTTTCAGCATTGGTTGCCAATGGTGTTTTGTCTTTTGAAGATGGATTAAAATTAGTTTCGCAACGTGCTTTGGCAATGCAAAAAGCTTGCGAAATTACCCCGTCTACTATGGCAGCAGTTTTAGGATTAGCTGATAATATCGTCGAAGAAGTTTGTGCTTCTATTGATGGAGTTGTTGTAGCTGCTAATTACAACTGTCCAGGACAATTGGTGATTTCGGGAGAATTTTCAGCAGTTGAGAAGGCTTGTGAAGCAATGAAAGCTGCTGGTGCAAAACGTGCGCTACTATTACCTGTTGGAGGAGCATTTCACTCACCAATGATGGAACCTGCAAGAGAAGAATTGGCTGCAGCTATTGAAGCCACTACTTTTTCTACTCCTAGTTGCCCAGTATATCAAAACGTAACTGCTTCTGCAGTATCAGATGCAAATGAAATCAAGAAAAACTTAATTATCCAATTGACAGCTCCTGTAAAATGGACGCAATCAGTACAGCAAATGATCGCCGATGGTGCTACTTTGTTTACTGAAGTAGGTCCAGGAAAAGTATTAGCTGGATTAATTGGAAAAATTGATAAAGAGGCTGCTACCGCGAATGCTTAA
- a CDS encoding 3-deoxy-D-manno-octulosonic acid transferase, translated as MHFLYNLIIQITQFLVKIIALFSPKMKLFVDGRKDVFTILMQKIDSKDQTIWFHAASLGEYEQGLPVIEKIKEKYPNHKIIITFFSPSGYEVRKNNTVADVTVYLPLDTPKNAKQFLKLVHPELVFFIKYEFWINYLDQLQKQNIPTYLISGIFREKQLFFKWYGGFYRKALNTFTHFFVQNENSEKLIKQLGKTNVTVSGDTRFDRVVTILEKDNTLDFISEFKNNKTTIVIGSSWPKDETLLVDYINSNPQEVKFIIAPHNIKPEQIQQLQNSFTKETVLFSEKENKDLSQYKVFIIDTIGILTKIYSYGDIAYVGGGFGNPGVHNLLEPATFGIPIVIGPNFSHFDEATKLVNSKGCLSIKNLKELESAFSILIQNTEIRHQKGKICSEFVQKNKGATDYILAQITHKKSS; from the coding sequence ATGCATTTTCTTTACAATTTAATCATACAAATTACTCAATTTTTAGTAAAAATCATTGCTCTTTTTAGTCCAAAAATGAAACTTTTTGTAGACGGAAGAAAAGATGTCTTTACAATTTTAATGCAAAAAATAGATTCAAAAGACCAAACTATCTGGTTTCATGCTGCTTCATTAGGCGAATATGAACAAGGGTTGCCTGTAATTGAAAAAATCAAAGAAAAATACCCAAACCACAAAATCATCATAACCTTTTTTTCACCATCCGGATATGAAGTACGCAAAAACAATACTGTTGCAGACGTAACTGTTTATCTTCCATTAGACACACCAAAAAACGCAAAACAATTTTTAAAACTGGTGCACCCAGAACTAGTTTTCTTTATCAAATATGAATTCTGGATCAACTATCTTGATCAACTTCAAAAACAAAATATTCCAACTTACTTAATTTCGGGAATTTTTAGAGAAAAACAATTATTTTTCAAATGGTATGGTGGCTTTTACAGAAAAGCTCTGAACACTTTTACACACTTTTTTGTTCAAAATGAGAACTCTGAAAAATTAATAAAACAATTAGGCAAAACTAACGTAACCGTTTCCGGAGATACAAGATTTGACAGAGTTGTTACAATACTAGAAAAAGACAATACTCTAGATTTTATTTCAGAATTTAAAAACAACAAAACAACAATTGTAATAGGAAGTTCCTGGCCTAAAGATGAAACACTACTGGTAGATTACATCAACTCAAACCCACAGGAAGTAAAATTTATTATTGCTCCACACAACATTAAACCTGAACAAATTCAACAATTACAAAACAGCTTTACTAAAGAAACAGTTTTATTTTCAGAAAAAGAGAACAAAGATTTATCACAATACAAAGTCTTTATTATTGACACTATTGGCATATTGACAAAAATATACAGCTATGGAGACATCGCTTATGTGGGCGGTGGTTTTGGAAATCCAGGCGTACACAACCTTTTAGAACCTGCTACTTTTGGAATTCCGATAGTAATTGGCCCAAATTTTTCTCATTTTGATGAAGCAACAAAACTGGTAAACAGCAAAGGCTGTCTCTCTATAAAAAACCTCAAAGAACTAGAAAGTGCTTTTTCAATCCTAATACAAAATACAGAAATAAGACATCAAAAAGGAAAAATTTGCAGCGAATTTGTACAAAAAAACAAGGGAGCTACAGACTATATTTTAGCACAAATTACTCACAAAAAAAGTTCGTAA
- the mutS gene encoding DNA mismatch repair protein MutS: MAAKDKIVKETPLMKQYNEIKRKYPDACLLFRVGDFYETFGEDAIRASKILGITLTKRGAGSETETALAGFPHHSINTYLPKLVKAGLRVAICDQLEDPKMTKTIVKRGVTELVTPGVSMNDEVLHSKTNNFLAAIYFDKKTIGISFLDVSTGEFLTAQGNAEYIDKLLQNFNPSEVLVPKNNKSEFRETFGEDFHNFYLEDWIFKEDYAVETLTKHFQTVSLKGFGIEELREGIIASGAILYYLSETQHNRVQHITAIQRIAEDAYVWMDRFTIRNLELYHSYNPNAVTLLDVIDKTLSPMGGRLLKRWLALPLKDANKIKSRHQVVSYLKENQDILKNIQNQIKQISDLERLISKIATGKVSPREVVYLKDSLDAIIPIKTLALSSPQEAVKVIGDSLHSCDLLREKILLTLNQDAPVAISKGNAIAKGINDELDDLRAISTSGKQFLEGIEKRESERTGISSLKISFNNVFGYYIEVRNTHKDKVPTEWIRKQTLVNAERYITEELKEYETKILGAEEKIQKIESDLFEQLVSWVATYIKPVQMNANLVAQLDCLCCFTQLAIENKYVCPEIDETFELEIKEGRHPVIEKQLPVGVPYITNDVFLDRETQQLIMITGPNMSGKSAILRQTALIVLLAQMGSFVPAESVRMGIVDKIFTRVGASDNISMGESTFMVEMNETASILNNISDRSLVLLDEIGRGTSTYDGISIAWAIAEFLHEHPSKAKTLFATHYHELNEMTESMSRIQNYNVSVKELKDTVLFIRKLVKGGSAHSFGIHVAKMAGMPQLVISRAQKMLKKLEKNHSSEVLNGVKSVNDEIQMSFFNLDDPLLEEIKEEIVNLDINAITPVEALMKLNEIKRMLTRK; this comes from the coding sequence TTGGCAGCAAAAGATAAGATAGTTAAAGAGACTCCATTAATGAAGCAGTACAACGAAATCAAAAGGAAATATCCTGATGCTTGTTTGCTATTCCGTGTTGGGGATTTTTATGAAACTTTTGGAGAAGATGCAATTCGGGCTTCAAAGATTTTAGGGATTACATTAACTAAAAGAGGAGCAGGCTCCGAGACAGAGACAGCTCTTGCTGGTTTTCCACATCATTCTATCAATACGTATTTGCCAAAATTAGTTAAAGCTGGGCTTCGTGTTGCTATTTGCGATCAATTGGAAGATCCAAAAATGACTAAAACGATTGTAAAACGTGGGGTGACTGAACTTGTTACACCAGGAGTTTCTATGAATGATGAGGTTTTGCATTCTAAAACAAATAATTTTCTTGCCGCCATTTATTTTGATAAAAAAACAATAGGAATTTCCTTTTTAGATGTTTCTACGGGTGAGTTTCTAACGGCTCAGGGAAATGCTGAGTATATTGATAAACTGCTTCAAAATTTCAATCCAAGTGAAGTGTTGGTGCCAAAAAATAATAAAAGCGAATTCCGTGAAACTTTCGGAGAAGATTTTCATAATTTCTATTTAGAAGACTGGATTTTCAAAGAAGATTATGCTGTTGAAACTTTAACAAAGCATTTTCAAACTGTCTCTTTAAAAGGATTTGGAATCGAAGAGTTGAGAGAAGGAATAATCGCTTCGGGTGCAATTTTATATTATTTATCGGAAACACAACACAATCGAGTGCAGCATATTACAGCTATTCAACGTATTGCTGAGGATGCTTATGTTTGGATGGATCGATTTACGATTCGAAATTTAGAATTGTATCATAGTTATAATCCTAATGCTGTTACATTATTAGATGTAATTGATAAAACGCTTTCGCCAATGGGTGGGCGTTTGTTGAAACGATGGTTGGCATTGCCATTAAAAGATGCTAATAAAATAAAAAGCCGTCATCAAGTGGTTTCTTATTTAAAAGAAAATCAAGACATTTTAAAAAATATTCAGAATCAAATCAAACAAATTTCAGATTTGGAGCGTTTGATTTCCAAAATTGCAACAGGGAAAGTTTCTCCACGTGAAGTTGTATATCTGAAAGATTCATTAGATGCTATTATTCCAATTAAGACATTGGCTTTGTCTAGTCCACAAGAAGCTGTTAAAGTAATTGGTGATAGTTTGCATAGTTGTGATTTATTACGTGAAAAAATACTATTAACTTTAAATCAGGATGCTCCTGTAGCAATTTCAAAAGGTAATGCTATTGCAAAAGGTATAAATGACGAATTAGATGATTTGCGTGCGATTTCAACTTCTGGAAAACAGTTTTTGGAAGGAATCGAAAAAAGAGAATCAGAACGCACTGGTATTTCATCTTTGAAAATATCATTCAATAATGTTTTTGGATATTATATAGAAGTTCGAAATACACATAAAGATAAGGTTCCAACGGAATGGATTAGAAAGCAAACATTGGTAAATGCTGAACGATACATTACCGAAGAACTAAAAGAATATGAAACTAAAATTCTTGGTGCTGAAGAGAAAATTCAAAAAATTGAAAGTGATTTATTTGAACAATTAGTGAGTTGGGTGGCAACTTATATCAAGCCGGTTCAAATGAATGCAAATTTGGTTGCACAATTGGATTGTTTGTGTTGTTTTACCCAATTGGCAATCGAGAACAAATATGTTTGTCCGGAAATTGATGAAACTTTTGAACTTGAAATAAAAGAAGGAAGGCATCCTGTAATTGAAAAACAATTGCCAGTGGGAGTTCCTTATATAACCAATGATGTTTTCTTGGATAGAGAGACTCAGCAATTGATTATGATTACGGGTCCGAATATGTCTGGAAAGTCGGCTATTTTACGTCAAACAGCTTTGATTGTACTCTTAGCTCAAATGGGGAGTTTTGTTCCTGCTGAAAGCGTAAGAATGGGAATTGTAGATAAAATATTTACCAGAGTAGGAGCTTCAGATAATATTTCGATGGGTGAATCTACTTTTATGGTCGAAATGAATGAAACGGCTTCTATCTTGAATAATATATCCGATCGTAGTTTAGTTCTGTTAGATGAAATTGGAAGAGGAACGAGTACCTATGACGGAATTTCCATTGCCTGGGCTATTGCCGAGTTTTTACATGAACATCCATCTAAAGCAAAGACATTATTTGCAACGCATTACCATGAATTAAATGAAATGACTGAGTCGATGTCTCGTATTCAGAATTACAATGTTTCTGTGAAAGAATTAAAAGACACTGTGCTTTTTATTAGAAAATTGGTAAAAGGAGGGAGTGCACATAGTTTTGGAATCCATGTTGCTAAAATGGCGGGAATGCCGCAACTTGTAATTTCAAGAGCTCAAAAGATGCTTAAAAAATTAGAGAAAAATCATTCAAGTGAGGTTTTAAATGGCGTGAAGTCTGTCAATGATGAAATACAGATGAGTTTCTTTAATTTAGATGATCCATTACTGGAGGAGATTAAAGAAGAGATTGTTAATCTGGATATAAATGCGATTACTCCTGTTGAAGCCTTAATGAAACTCAATGAAATTAAAAGAATGTTGACAAGGAAATAA